The following proteins come from a genomic window of Montipora foliosa isolate CH-2021 chromosome 2, ASM3666993v2, whole genome shotgun sequence:
- the LOC137992655 gene encoding uncharacterized protein, with the protein MATETAFRPYDQENCQSMDLKGGTGRSFGPAKSFQVSNAPLTTPRRALGDLGNTIQPGTAKGRKGPLMKPSKLCGTSSIKGQPLLQQICSGLNNKKRATSHIKTKGKQKVKSLEDGQKEVMYPFTDKDDMLSRPNYVTTMLKTVGSLYHGCMFQPYTVTDFDLENSESSFIHFESERRPSEEQCFMDFLPFEGDLDSMTQELCSHSLPELPPVDIDSLGLDL; encoded by the exons ATGGCGACCGAAACAGCTTTCAGACCTTATGACCAAGAAAATTGTCAATCGATGGACTTAAAGGGAGGAACAG GAAGAAGCTTTGGTCCTGCAAAATCTTTTCAGGTCAGCAATGCACCTTTAACCACCCCCAGACGAGCTCTAGGAGATCTTGGCAATACTATTCAACCAGGAACAGCCAAAGGCAGGAAAGGGCCACTTATGAAACCTAGTAAGCTTTGTGGAACCTCCAGCATCAAAGGACAGCCACTTTTGCAGCAAATATGTTCTGGCCTCAACAATAAAAAGAGAGCCACTTCTCACATAAAAACAAAAGGCAAGCAAAAAGTGAAATCCCTTGAGGATGGCCAAAAAGAAGTGATGTATCCATTCACAGACAAAG ATGACATGCTTTCAAGGCCAAACTATGTTACAACAATGTTAAAGACTGTTGGATCGCTTTATCATGGCTGTATGTTTCAACCTTACACTGTGACTGATTTTGACCTCGAAAACAGCGAATCAAGTTTCATACACTTTGAGAGTGAAAGAAGACCAagtgaag AACAGTGCTTTATggattttcttccatttgaagGAGATTTGGATTCCATGACTCAAGAGCTTTGCAGTCACAGCCTTCCTGAATTACCTCCTGTGGATATTGACTCACTTGGGCTTGACCTATAA